Proteins found in one Haloferax litoreum genomic segment:
- a CDS encoding tubulin/FtsZ family protein, translated as MKTVLIGVGQAGGKLTAALQSFDQQMGFGAVLGAIGVNTAKTDLQSLPFETVLIGQDRVNGHGVGGDNELGAEVMEADKTEVMSALDGRITAKTEAIFVVAGLGGGSGSGGAPVLAKALRRVYDVPVYVLGILPGQDEGAMYQVNAGRSLKTVAREADAVLLVDNDAFRSSGESMSEGFDAINDAIARRVGLLLAAGEAVEGVGESVVDSSEVINTLRAGGIAALGYASAEASEVAEENINAVMSTARRSLLTGTSLPDASDADSALVVVAGKPDTIPRKGVERARRWVEEETGSLQVRGGDFPLESGRIASLILLGGVERSDRVESFMERARAAIEEAENEVREDPKEMWHNDELDDLL; from the coding sequence ATGAAGACCGTCCTGATTGGTGTAGGTCAAGCAGGTGGGAAACTCACCGCTGCCCTCCAGTCGTTCGACCAACAGATGGGATTCGGTGCTGTCCTCGGTGCCATCGGGGTCAACACCGCAAAGACCGACCTCCAGTCGCTCCCATTCGAGACCGTTCTCATCGGTCAAGACCGTGTCAACGGACACGGCGTCGGTGGCGACAACGAACTCGGCGCTGAAGTGATGGAAGCGGACAAGACGGAAGTCATGTCGGCACTCGACGGCCGAATCACGGCGAAGACGGAGGCGATATTCGTCGTCGCCGGGCTTGGTGGCGGGTCCGGGTCCGGTGGAGCGCCTGTCCTCGCGAAGGCTCTCAGACGAGTCTACGACGTTCCTGTCTACGTACTCGGCATCCTCCCCGGACAGGACGAAGGCGCGATGTATCAGGTCAACGCCGGTCGGTCGCTCAAGACTGTCGCCCGAGAGGCCGACGCCGTCCTCCTCGTCGACAACGACGCGTTCCGCTCGTCCGGTGAGTCGATGAGCGAAGGCTTCGACGCCATCAACGACGCCATCGCCCGCCGCGTTGGGTTACTCCTCGCGGCAGGCGAGGCAGTCGAAGGTGTCGGTGAGAGTGTCGTCGATAGCTCGGAAGTCATCAACACGCTCCGTGCCGGCGGAATCGCTGCACTCGGCTACGCCAGCGCCGAGGCCTCCGAAGTCGCAGAAGAGAACATCAACGCCGTGATGAGTACGGCACGTCGCTCACTTCTGACGGGAACCAGCCTTCCAGACGCGAGCGACGCCGACTCGGCACTCGTCGTCGTCGCCGGGAAACCGGACACCATCCCCAGAAAGGGTGTCGAACGCGCCCGCCGGTGGGTCGAGGAGGAGACCGGGAGTCTACAGGTTCGCGGCGGCGACTTCCCACTGGAGAGCGGTCGAATCGCGTCGCTCATCCTCCTCGGTGGCGTCGAACGCTCAGACCGCGTCGAGTCGTTCATGGAGCGGGCACGTGCCGCTATCGAGGAGGCCGAGAACGAGGTCCGGGAAGACCCGAAAGAGATGTGGCACAACGACGAACTAGACGACCTGTTGTAG
- a CDS encoding DUF7310 family coiled-coil domain-containing protein, translated as MTPDTSAETHDGFAHAVDRTDELVSRLEAVERTVTGTDTDVSSLEDVAAIEDRLSAVESTVESLSERLDEVDAATQAVRGYLGGVRTVNEDVERRANAALAKAESLESALVDESETTFESAAIEQQRAPDAEPPQHRRSRPDDQHTSADNTRGLAARLRDVL; from the coding sequence ATGACTCCCGACACTTCCGCGGAGACTCACGACGGATTCGCACACGCGGTCGACAGAACGGACGAACTGGTTTCCCGACTCGAAGCAGTCGAACGGACCGTCACGGGGACCGACACCGACGTCTCTTCGCTCGAAGACGTCGCGGCTATCGAGGACCGACTCTCCGCTGTCGAGTCGACAGTCGAGTCACTCTCCGAACGTCTCGACGAAGTCGATGCAGCGACGCAGGCGGTTCGAGGCTACCTCGGTGGTGTTCGCACCGTCAACGAAGACGTGGAACGACGGGCGAACGCGGCACTGGCCAAAGCGGAGTCACTCGAATCTGCTCTCGTAGACGAATCTGAGACGACGTTCGAGTCGGCAGCAATCGAGCAGCAGAGAGCCCCAGACGCTGAACCACCTCAACACAGACGTTCCCGTCCCGACGACCAGCACACGTCTGCCGATAACACCCGCGGACTGGCGGCGCGCCTCCGTGACGTACTGTGA
- a CDS encoding DUF7311 family protein, whose amino-acid sequence MIRVVLTCLLTVAIAGVAFPAVDAARADATTVTIGTMADDIAHAAASLAATEDPPPAGLAGARRHVVLDVPSGSWRATGVSRLTVHGGDGVELAATTASGTTIVRRVGGPRVHVVGERLVLGPGEHRLRLTLAANTAGPVVVVAPA is encoded by the coding sequence GTGATTCGCGTCGTCCTCACGTGTCTTCTCACGGTGGCAATCGCGGGTGTTGCGTTCCCGGCAGTCGACGCCGCACGAGCAGATGCGACGACTGTCACAATCGGGACGATGGCGGACGACATCGCCCACGCCGCCGCCTCGCTCGCGGCCACAGAAGACCCACCACCTGCTGGTCTCGCTGGTGCACGTCGACACGTCGTCCTCGACGTTCCGTCTGGGTCGTGGCGGGCGACTGGCGTCTCACGACTCACGGTTCACGGGGGAGATGGTGTCGAACTCGCGGCGACGACGGCGTCGGGGACGACTATCGTCCGTCGTGTCGGTGGCCCACGGGTTCACGTCGTTGGTGAGCGACTGGTTCTCGGCCCCGGTGAACATCGACTTCGGTTGACGCTGGCGGCGAACACCGCCGGTCCCGTGGTCGTCGTCGCGCCAGCGTGA
- a CDS encoding DUF5788 family protein, whose product MKEFERKQLLERVNREGATVGVQIPERIEVQGEDIDLKQFVFEIKRRDTIPPGERERVDQAKRNLRRERLERLEPIEDGEISYEEGRQLVDDIIGIDRALNALEQLRPTDLEQEAKLQNAADQKRWMNFLKKALGRDGGKSKRGGR is encoded by the coding sequence GTGAAGGAGTTCGAGCGCAAACAACTCCTGGAACGAGTCAATCGGGAGGGGGCGACGGTCGGTGTCCAGATTCCCGAGCGAATCGAGGTCCAGGGTGAAGATATCGACCTCAAACAGTTCGTCTTCGAGATAAAGCGCCGCGACACTATCCCTCCGGGCGAGCGCGAACGAGTCGACCAGGCGAAGCGAAATCTCCGTCGTGAGCGCCTCGAACGACTCGAACCAATCGAAGACGGCGAGATAAGCTACGAGGAAGGCCGCCAACTCGTCGACGACATCATCGGTATCGACCGGGCGCTGAACGCGCTCGAACAACTCCGGCCCACGGACCTCGAACAGGAGGCGAAACTCCAGAACGCCGCCGACCAGAAGCGCTGGATGAACTTCCTGAAGAAAGCGCTCGGTCGTGACGGTGGCAAGAGCAAGCGAGGTGGCCGATGA
- a CDS encoding alkaline phosphatase family protein: protein MGLFDRLRGKDHPRVAFIGIDGVPFSLLSEHPEEFPNFAALADDGAAGSIDSIVPPESSACWPALTTGVNPGETGVYGFQDREVGSYDTYVPMGRDVQATRLWDRVTDAGRKATVMNVPVTFPPQRNVQRMVSGFLSPGVDKAAYPDDFRDQLEEMGYKIDVNAKLGHDDDKSAFMDDAHETLDKRYEAFSHYLQEDDWDLFFGVFMTTDRVNHFLFKDYERDGKNKDAFVEFYRKVDEYIGNIREMLPEDVTLVVASDHGFTSLDYEVHCNTWLEQEGWLSYESDDHDSLSDIHADSKAYSLIPGRFFINLEGREPRGSVPKDEYEAVRDELKAELEALEGPDGKKVAERVVVKEEAFRGNHDDIAPDLVVIPNHGFDLKSGFKGHDDVFGTGPRNGMHSFDNATLYVDDPDAEIEDADLYDIAPTILDLMELDYARTELDGASLVHQ from the coding sequence ATGGGTTTGTTCGACCGACTCCGCGGCAAGGACCACCCCCGCGTCGCCTTCATCGGCATCGACGGGGTCCCATTTAGTCTCCTCTCTGAGCACCCCGAAGAGTTCCCGAACTTCGCGGCGCTCGCAGACGATGGTGCAGCAGGTTCTATCGACAGCATCGTCCCACCGGAATCCAGCGCGTGTTGGCCGGCGCTCACCACTGGTGTCAACCCCGGTGAGACGGGTGTCTACGGGTTCCAAGACCGCGAGGTCGGGTCGTACGACACGTACGTCCCGATGGGCCGCGACGTGCAGGCCACGCGCCTCTGGGACCGTGTGACCGACGCCGGCCGGAAGGCCACCGTGATGAACGTCCCCGTGACGTTCCCGCCCCAGCGAAACGTCCAGCGGATGGTCTCCGGATTCCTCTCGCCCGGCGTCGACAAGGCCGCCTACCCCGACGACTTCCGCGACCAACTCGAAGAGATGGGCTACAAAATCGACGTGAACGCCAAACTCGGTCACGACGACGACAAATCTGCGTTCATGGACGACGCCCACGAGACCTTAGACAAGCGGTACGAAGCCTTCTCGCACTACCTCCAGGAAGACGATTGGGACCTCTTCTTCGGCGTCTTCATGACCACCGACCGGGTCAACCACTTCCTCTTCAAGGACTACGAACGCGACGGGAAGAACAAAGACGCGTTCGTGGAGTTCTACCGCAAGGTCGACGAGTACATCGGGAATATCCGTGAGATGCTCCCCGAAGACGTGACACTCGTCGTCGCCTCCGACCACGGGTTCACCTCGCTCGACTACGAGGTTCACTGTAACACGTGGCTCGAACAGGAAGGGTGGCTCTCGTACGAATCGGACGACCACGACTCACTGTCCGACATCCACGCCGACTCGAAGGCGTACTCGCTCATCCCCGGGCGGTTCTTCATCAACCTCGAAGGCCGCGAACCCCGTGGCTCCGTCCCGAAGGACGAGTACGAGGCAGTCCGCGACGAACTCAAAGCGGAACTCGAAGCACTCGAAGGCCCCGACGGCAAGAAGGTCGCAGAACGCGTCGTCGTCAAGGAAGAAGCCTTCCGCGGCAACCACGACGACATCGCGCCTGACCTCGTCGTCATCCCGAACCACGGCTTCGACCTGAAGTCCGGGTTCAAGGGTCACGACGACGTGTTCGGAACCGGGCCGCGCAACGGGATGCACTCGTTCGACAACGCCACGCTCTACGTCGACGACCCCGACGCGGAGATAGAAGACGCCGACCTCTACGACATCGCGCCGACGATTCTCGACCTGATGGAACTCGACTACGCCCGCACCGAACTCGACGGTGCGAGTCTCGTCCACCAGTAG